Proteins from a single region of Thermus albus:
- the glgC gene encoding glucose-1-phosphate adenylyltransferase — MVKVEVLGMILAGGQGSRLYPLTAKRAKPAVPFGAKYRIIDFVLNNFVNSGIYSIYVLTQFKAQSLTEHIQRYWRFGAFLEDHFILLVPAQMYRYEELGPVWYRGTADAIYQNLHLVHNHAPEAVAIFGGDHIFKMNIRHMVEYHYEKRADITIAAYPVPVGEASRFGVLQVDEDWRITEFQEKPKSPKPLPNKPHLALASMGNYIFRTEALFELLEADAKEAASSHDFGKDVIPRALKEGYRVFAYDFHRNPIPGQEGPNLYWRDVGTLDAYFEASMDLVKVIPEFDLFNPEWPLRTADLFSPPAKFVHETGERVGRALNSLLAGGVIVSGGTVRESVLFRRVRVNSYSLVERSVLFDDVEVGRYCKIRNAIIDKDVKIPPHTEIGYELEADRGRGFTVTPEGVVVVPKGYRF; from the coding sequence ATGGTGAAGGTGGAGGTTTTGGGGATGATCCTGGCGGGGGGGCAGGGAAGCCGCCTTTATCCCCTTACCGCCAAGCGGGCCAAGCCGGCGGTGCCCTTCGGGGCCAAGTACCGCATTATTGATTTCGTTCTTAATAACTTCGTGAACTCCGGGATCTACTCCATCTACGTGCTCACCCAGTTCAAGGCCCAGTCCCTCACCGAACACATCCAGCGCTACTGGCGCTTCGGGGCTTTTTTGGAGGACCACTTCATCCTTTTGGTGCCTGCCCAGATGTACCGCTATGAGGAGTTGGGCCCCGTGTGGTACCGGGGCACCGCCGACGCCATATACCAAAATCTCCACCTGGTGCATAACCACGCCCCGGAGGCGGTGGCCATCTTCGGGGGGGACCACATCTTCAAGATGAACATCCGCCACATGGTGGAGTACCACTACGAAAAACGCGCCGACATTACCATCGCCGCCTATCCCGTGCCGGTGGGGGAGGCTAGCCGCTTCGGGGTGTTGCAGGTGGACGAGGACTGGCGCATCACCGAGTTCCAGGAGAAGCCCAAAAGCCCCAAGCCCCTACCCAACAAGCCCCACCTGGCCCTGGCCTCCATGGGCAACTACATCTTCCGTACCGAGGCCCTCTTTGAGCTCTTAGAGGCCGATGCCAAGGAGGCCGCCTCCAGCCACGACTTTGGCAAGGATGTGATCCCCAGGGCCCTCAAGGAGGGGTATAGGGTCTTTGCCTATGATTTCCACCGCAACCCCATCCCCGGCCAGGAGGGTCCCAACCTGTACTGGCGGGATGTGGGCACCCTGGACGCCTACTTTGAGGCCAGCATGGACCTGGTCAAGGTCATTCCCGAGTTTGACCTCTTCAACCCCGAATGGCCCCTAAGGACCGCCGACCTCTTCAGCCCCCCTGCCAAGTTCGTGCACGAAACGGGGGAGCGGGTGGGCCGGGCGCTGAACAGCCTTCTGGCCGGGGGCGTCATCGTGAGTGGGGGCACGGTGCGGGAGTCGGTCCTCTTCCGCCGGGTGCGGGTGAACTCCTACAGCCTGGTGGAGCGCTCCGTCCTCTTTGACGACGTGGAGGTGGGCCGCTACTGCAAGATCCGCAACGCCATCATTGACAAGGACGTGAAGATCCCTCCCCATACCGAGATCGGCTATGAACTCGAGGCCGACCGTGGCCGGGGCTTCACCGTGACCCCCGAAGGGGTGGTGGTGGTACCCAAGGGGTACCGCTTCTAG